The Erigeron canadensis isolate Cc75 chromosome 4, C_canadensis_v1, whole genome shotgun sequence genome window below encodes:
- the LOC122595230 gene encoding oxysterol-binding protein-related protein 1D, with translation MNPLCCIAPVSIDKDRNNSPVVKSQPECQLGFESSGRNGRPPSFSAQVSSVGTDVDNGIVNEVEDCEVEVREKDSNLPKSVVFGGGGGVVAGILYKWVNYGKGWRSRWFTLEDGVLSYYKTHGPDKIVFSPGREKGFKVIGDESVRYMRKWSNGSNHCNRFGTRQWKPYGEIHLKVSSVRASKSDDKRLSIFSGTKTLHLRCISREDRSAWIESLLAAKDKFPRLSTGDLAPSEDMVISTEKLRSRLSQEGIIEEVIKDCESIMLSELSALQNQMKALQLKHIVLLDTLRRLETEKIELETTVVDETKERDSSCGQDRRFSDFYSIMSEGSGSDSDADNESPYGVYIETDEENGTFFDTNEFMSADVLRCASYRSRENTGNGSTSLSNEKDSFLSGRLRGAGTEINLIQYPQIKRRNSLPEPKEKEKPVGLWSIIKDNIGKDLSGVCLPVYFNEPLSSLQKCFEDLEYSCLVDRALEWGKQGNDLMRILSIAAFAVSGYASTEGRQCKPFNPLLGETYEAEYPDKGLRFFSEKVSHHPMIVACHCEGRGWKFWADSNLKGKFWGRSIQLDPVGVLTLQFEDGETFQWSKVTTSIYNIILGKIYCDHYGTMRIKGSGNYSCKLKFKEQSIIDRNPHQVHGFVHDNRTGEKVAMLMGKWDEAMYYVLGDPTTKPKGYDPMTEAVLLWERDKSVTKTRYNLTSFAISLNEITPGLREKLPPTDSRLRPDQRHLENGEYELANSEKLRLEQLQRQARKLQERGWRPRWFQKDEDGCFRYVGGYWETREKRDWNGISDIFGQCVDSIPCVEEQ, from the exons ATGAATCCTTTGTGTTGTATTGCTCCGGTATCGATAGATAAGGACCGGAACAATTCGCCTGTGGTGAAATCACAGCCTGAGTGTCAGTTAGGGTTTGAGAGTTCAGGAAGGAATGGTAGGCCGCCGAGTTTTTCGGCTCAGGTTTCGTCTGTAGGTACAGATGTGGATAATGGAATTGTTAATGAAGTTGAGGATTGTGAGGTTGAAGTGAGGGAGAAGGATTCGAATCTACCAAAATCGGTAGTttttggtggtggcggtggtgttGTGGCTGGGATTCTGTATAAATGGGTGAATTATGGTAAAGGATGGAGATCTAGATGGTTTACATTGGAAGATGGAGTTTTGTCTTATTATAAGACACATGGACCGGATAAGATTGTGTTTAGTCCCGGTAGAGAGAAAGGGTTTAAGGTCATTGGCGACGAGTCGGTTAGGTATATGAGGAAATGGAGTAATGGGAGTAATCACTGTAATCGATTTGGTACTAGACAATGGAAGCCTTATGGAGAGATACATTTAAAG GTCTCTTCTGTAAGGGCAAGCAAGTCAGACGACAAAAGACTATCGATATTCTCTGGAACCAAAACTCTTCATTTACGGTGCATATCTAGAGAAGACAGATCTGCATGGATTGAATCCCTCCTAGCTGCCAAGGATAAATTCCCTAGATTGTCTACAGGTGATCTTGCTCCTTCCGAAGACATGGTTATTTCAACCGAGAAACTACGATCCCGATTATCCCAGGAAGGAATAATAGAGGAAGTAATAAAAGATTGTGAGTCAATTATGCTGAGTGAACTCTCTGCCCTGCAAAACCAAATGAAGGCTCTTCAACTGAAACACATCGTTCTCCTAGACACGTTAAGACGATTAGAG ACTGAAAAAATTGAGCTGGAAACAACTGTGGTGGATGAAACAAAAGAGCGGGATTCTTCATGTGGGCAAGATAGAAGATTTAGTG ATTTCTATTCTATAATGTCAGAAGGCAGTGGATCTGATTCCGATGCAGACAATGAAAGCCCATATGGAGTTTACATTGAAACAGACGAAGAAAATGGAACGTTTTTTGACACAAATGAATTCATGTCTGCTGATGTTTTAAGATGTGCTTCCTATCGGAGTAGAGAAAATACAGGAAATGGTTCTACTTCTTTGTCAAATGAAAAGGACTCTTTCTTATCTGGTCGTCTACGAGGGGCTGGAACCGAAATCAATTTAATTCAGTATCCTCAGATCAAAAGAAGAAACAGTTTACCTGAgccaaaggaaaaagaaaaaccagTTGGTTTATGGTCCATAATTAAAGATAACATTGGAAAGGACCTCTCTGGTGTTTGCCTCCCTGTTTATTTTAACGAACCACTTTCTTCATTACAAAAGTGCTTTGAGGATTTGGAGTATTCTTGTTTGGTTGACCGTGCTTTGGAATGGGGAAAGCAG GGGAATGATTTGATGAGAATACTAAGCATTGCGGCTTTTGCTGTTTCTGGTTATGCTTCGACAGAAGGTCGGCAATGCAAACCTTTTAACCCTCTCCTTGGCGAGACTTACGAAGCAGAATATCCTGACAAGGGACTACGTTTCTTCTCCGAAAAG GTAAGTCACCATCCTATGATTGTTGCCTGCCATTGTGAAGGCAGAGGCTGGAAGTTCTGGGCTGATTCCAACCTTAAGGGGAAATTTTGGGGGCGTTCTATTCAATTGGATCCTGTGGGCGTGCTTACCCTGCAATTTGAGGATGGTGAAACATTTCAATGGAGTAAGGTCACTACCTCTATTTACAATATCATTCTTGGTAAAATCTATTGCGATCACTACGGTACCATGCGTATCAAGGGTAGTGGTAACTACTCTTGCAAACTCAAGTTCAAGGAGCAGTCTATTATAGACAGAAATCCGCATCAG GTGCACGGGTTTGTGCACGACAACAGAACAGGAGAGAAGGTAGCGATGTTGATGGGTAAGTGGGATGAGGCTATGTACTATGTGTTGGGAGACCCAACAACGAAACCAAAGGGTTATGATCCAATGACAGAAGCCGTTTTGTTGTGGGAAAGAGATAAGTCTGTTACCAAGACGAGATATAACCTTACATCATTTGCAATATCTTTGAACGAAATAACACCTGGTCTAAGGGAGAAGCTGCCTCCAACTGACTCCAGGCTCAGACCAGATCAGCGCCACTTGGAGAATGGGGAATATGAGCTCGCAAATTCAGAGAAACTTAGACTTGAACAATTACAGAGACAG GCAAGAAAACTGCAAGAAAGAGGATGGCGACCAAGGTGGTTCCAAAAAGATGAAGATGGTTGTTTTCGTTATGTTGGTGGATACTGGGAAACAAGAGAGAAAAGAGATTGGAACGGAATCTCTGATATATTTGGTCAGTGTGTTGACTCGATTCCTTGTGTAGAAGAACAGTAA